The Salmo trutta chromosome 22, fSalTru1.1, whole genome shotgun sequence genome contains the following window.
CTAGTGGTGCTAGCTAGCCATCTCTCTCACGGAGGATATCGATATTTAGAATTAGATTGGGTTACTGGACATCAATGAGCGAAGCAACGTCGGCTAACTGGCCTATTGAATTTGACTTTTGTTGTTGATATGTTATCCAGCTGCTAGCTAACTGTTGATATTAGCTAGCTATAGTCTGAAGTAATTACGACGACATTCCCTAGCCCCTCAGTcccacaaaaaaatgtatataatgtGTTCTGTTTTTTTTACCGTGTTGTGTTTACAGTAGTTAGTGACCATTGTAGGATGAACTTTGTGCTTTAATAACTATAGGGGGCGACAAGTGTTcgtctgtaccaaaacaatttaGGCAAGTTTAGAACCTTTCTAAAACATCTGTTTGTGTTAGTTGTCAACTGCACCACACATGGGCCTATTATAAGTAGTTGCAACATGTTCTATGTGATGCAACGTTTTAGAGAAATTATTAAACAGACATTGATCAAAACAAATGTGTTCTCTTGTCCAGTGTTTGCAGATCAGAGCAACTCTTCTTCGAGGATGGCGACAGACACTGCATCCCAGCAGACTGCTGGCTCCAGGATCATGACCTTTCACCCTACCAAGGAAGAGTTTAAGGACTTCAGCCGTTACATCGCCTACATGGAGTCACAGGGAGCACACCGAGCTGGAatggctaaggtgtgtgtgtttgcatctaCTTTTCTGAAGATCATAAGCATTTATTTCCCTGATCTACATCCTGTTTTGAGAAGAGTAGAAGGTGCCCAACCAACATCAGATGAGGCATAACCAAAGATCTATAGGCCTGTCTATATCCTGTTCTAAGAAAAATGCACTCTGTATAAAGACTAACTCAATCCTATGTTTGATATGTATTTTCCAGGTTATTCCACCCAAAGACTGGAAGCCTAGACGTACTTATGATGACATAGATGACCTGGTGATCCCTGCTCCTATACAGCAGGTGGTGACTGGCCAGTCAGGTCTCTTCACACAGTACAACATCCAGAAGAAACCCATGACTGTCCGAGAATTCCGCAAGACTGCCAACACAGACAAGTGAGCCCTTGTACTGTTATGGGCAATACCATGGTAACAGCGTAATGCTGAGACTTAGATTTGTCACTTTATAATGTATGCCAAACCATACagctctatgcacaaggactacttttaacaacttccactgacatttttacaaaaacacatttacttgaagaacagtgcagatgcaaatttggtaacagaatgactgtTTGTGCTGTCAACTTTCCATGTGCACTGTTCTTCAAATAAATGGAAATGATTGTAACATAGGTATACACGGTTACATGGTTGTAACTGGCTATAGTTCTAAAATCACTGCAAGATGTAATTTGTTTTGATTGTCACATCTAATCATCCGTTGTCATTGTAGGTTCTGTAATCCCCGCTATGTGGATTTTGAGGAGCTGGAGAGAAAGTTCTGGAAGAACCTGACTTTTAACCCGCCTCTCTATGGAGCGGATATCAACGGAACCCTGTACGACCCAGTGAGTTATTCCTATCATCACACACTGTCGGTTTACCTAACAACCTACTGTTGAAATGTCAATGTCTCTGCTTACCCTCACCAACGTTTTCTCTGCGCCATCTCTATCTTTCCTAGGATGTGACAGAGTGGAACATTGGTCATCTGAACACTATCCTGGACACtgtggagagggagagtgggatcAAGATAAAGGGAGTGAACACTCCTTACCTGTATTTTGGCATGTGGAAAAGCACCTTTGCCTGGCACACTGAAGATATGGATCTCTACAGCATCAACTACCTGCACTTTGGAGAGCCCAAGTCCTGGTAAACTGTTGATGTATTTTGcacagataaaaaaaaacacacacggtTCAGTGCAGTGAAGTTATACTAATAGATATTAACGTATGTCTATTTTACAAATTACAAATGGAGTGTGTGTCATTGGGTTGTTATTGTACGTAGTACCCAACACTAGCGTTTTATCCAggaggtgtacttgtacatcaagctacttcatgctacagaaacaggagattggCTCCTACCCTATGGGCCGCTCTGCCTAGGACAAGCCTTACTTGATTTACTTACTTACCTAACACAGCATCTTGACTACCATTTACATCATtactcttgtctctctgcaggtATGTTGTTCCCCCTGAACATGGGAAGAGATTGGAACGTCTTGCTAAAGGTAAGTGGAGCAGAGGAGGCACGCTGGAATATAATAAATGGAATGgtgtcaaacgtggtttccatgtgtttgataccatgccattaattccagccattacaatgatccTGTCCTTCattagctcctcccaccagcctcctatgGTGGAAAGGAATTTCCTAATTGCTCCTCATTCCTCATCAGAGTTTCCTCTACTTGCATTTAGCACCTGcgcatttaataaaaaaaataatgacaTGTAGATTTATTCCCCTGGAAGACCCCACTCCCGCTTACTCTTTCAATGCTGCTGAAAAAAATCCTACGGGAAACTGCTCATTGATTATCAATATTCTTCATGTCAACACATTATCAGATAGTGATCAGCAGAATTCCTAACGTCTTTGATTCCTGTTCATGCAGGGTTCTTTCCTGGGAGTGCTCAGAGCTGTGAAGCTTTCCTGCGGCATAAGATGACTCTTATCTCACCCTCCATCCTGAAGAAATATGGCATACCGTTTGAGAAGGTGACCGCTCTTCAATGGCAACATGTTATCAAATTTCCCAACCTTTGACAAAGTTGGGATACAGCAACAAAATACAAACCCGTGGGTCTGACTATGTGTCTGTTGTGTGCTTAGATAACCCAGGAGGCAGGCCAGTTCATAGTGACCTTCCCATTCGGTTACCACGCTGGTTTCAACCACGGCTTCAACTGTGCTGAATCCACTAACTTTGCCACACAGCGATGGATCGATTATGGCAAAATAGCCACACTGGTATGTACAACTAAATGAATTAACACATAGTATGCATGAATCCAAGTCATTTATGTAGTGTGATCTGTGATTGGTCTTGTGTTACTCAGTTTGTATGGTCGTGGGTACAATTCCCGCAGGGATCACAtactaaaatgtatgcactcatacCTTAAGTTGCTTTGGATGAAATTGGTAAGTGGCATTTATTATAAAATATACTCATGACCAATCCCTATCCTCCCTCCCCCAGTGCTCGTGTCGTAAGGACATGGTGAAGATCTCCATGGATGTATTTGTGAGGAAGTTCCAACCAGACCGCTACAAGGCCTGGAAGGCAGGGAAGGACAACACTCCTATTGACCACTCCAGGCCCACGCCAGAGGCTGCTGACTTCCTGAAGACAGGGGAGCCTGGGAAGGAGGGTCCAAGCCGCAGCGAGGCCCCTGACCAGGAGAATACCACATGCACCACCACTCAGGAGGAGAATAGGTCCATgctttactgtagtgtagtattgtCTCTAGCTGGTGTAacttcatatacactgagtgtacaaaacattaaaaacaccttccTATTATTGATTTccacccctttttgccctcagagcagtctcaattcgtcagggcatgtactctacaaggtgtcaaaagcgttccacagggatgcttgctcattttgacttcaatgtttcccacagttgtgtcaagttggctggatgttctttgggtgttggaccattcttgatacatacaggaaactgttgagtgtggaaaaaccaccaactttgcagttcttgacacactcaaaccagtgtgcctggcacctaccataccctgttcaaaggcacctaaatcACACGtacccaatccatgtctcaaggcttatgcatgaaaccaagtctcctccccttcatctacacagaaGTGGATTTAATGTAaaatcaataaggaatcataacTTTTACCTGGccagtctgtcattgaaagagcaggtgttccttatgttttgTACTCTCTGTATATTTATATCTATATTAAATTGGTGATTGCAACAtcaatttttttaaacttttaaatGAATTATATATACCCGgtaattcttgaagaatataacttataaacaccacaagcttagttcaactgtcgtaccttACTATTATATGGGTATAGGGTCAACATGGTTTAAGCTATCATTTTGATCTCATGCATGGTCAgttcttgcatccatagctctgtctgaatttgagtggttacatttctctaaccccatccctcagctgtttaccaaatcaAGTGGCGGGGTGACCGTTTTGTTTTTTCAAATGCAGATTTCCTCTTAAATGATCAAAGGAAAGCATTCATTCATACTGGGTTTTGGTCTCCACTTTGAGCAAGTTTCTCAAAAGAGGCTtattgtagctcagttggtagagcatggtgtttgcaacgccagggttgtgggttcgattcccacagggggccagcacagaaaaaaaaaaataataatgtatgaaatgtatgcattcactactgtaagtcgctctggataaataaagcgtctgctaaatgactaaaatgtaaaatgtaaataatattcacagttcctctctctgtcctgtgccAATGCAGCCCGAAGGTTGGGAAAAAGCGCCAGCGAGGAGGAGATGTGGAGGCAGCAGAGGACGGAGACACTGAGCAGgttgatgaagaggaggaggaggagggagagatggaacaGAAGAAAGCCAAGCTGGGCCAGGAGGAGAAGGGACACAGTCTGGCACACAAAGgtacctcagttcatctttgacTATGACACCAAAAAAATACTGCATATTGATTTGTTAgactgtagctaggtttccatccaattggtgacagattttaaTTCAGATATtcaaaatctgcataaagaaaatacgTGCccttttcccaccagtggtgtttccaccaaatggACTTGTTGCTGATAAATGTCTGTGcatgatgatgtagtgcacactAAATTTACTTTTGTATGTAcagaaaaacaaatcaaaagtGTGATGTGTTTCCATcgtattttcaactctactgatagttttgtcacacaaactgTTGTCTCCTCTGGTCTTGGCACCTGTGCGCTAGCCAACACCTCACATATATAGTGGGGGTATGCTAGTCTACATGAGGAGATTATTATGGCTATTATTTGTCAAACTGCAGTCATATCAATCGTGTCACCAGAATaagcactttcaccaccctgtgaagttcatcataacttatttcatctgtagcctaataaactgcatggtttcctgagtcgtagtgggaggaccacacaccatatcatcgtgTGACtacaagtttacttcgatatgatggttattatatcaatatttgtgcataaaaggTGTTTCCACCAACATTTCTTACATTTATTTgactgacacaaaaagatcccaccatgtcgaacgaacaaattatcTTTCGGCATTAATAAAATTGTACtgtcacttcctgtttccatcacagctggaAACTGTATAAGGTATGACTTTATCCGCATGAAAAACCACATTTATGAGGGAGATAATTTAGACCAGTGGTATTCAATTTTTGGGGACCCTATCTTTTTCCCCCAGGAATTTCTCGTGACCCCACCCCAAatctgtaaatgttttttttcaattcatctttctcaaaaatgtttgtatattgtcccatacaataattTGTACTCTTTTTGCTAACCCCACTGCTGTTCCTCGGCTTTGAATACCACTGATTTAGACAGTGCCTCCAGTTTttcatgtttgtttatttcagAGCTAAAGGCAGAGGATGTTAAAAATGAGCGAACAAAGCCACCACTCAACGCAAAGACCAACCGAAACACAAACGCCAGCCGAAAGCTAGCACTTCAGATGAAAGCCAAAATCTCTCTAAAATCCACTCCAATTAAGTCTCAGCCACAGACTAACAGTCAGTCAACCCAACCAGCGGCCCCAGAACCCTCCCCCCAGAGCTCAGAGAAGGCCGGCCCCAGTGAGGATGTGAAGCCTCCAGCCAGCAGCTCCAGCCCTTCCCACCCAGCCAGCAGCTCCAGCCCTGTCCACCGGCTCTTTCAGAGGACCCTGAGCCCTGCAGACGTGCTGCACGTCCACAGCTACGCCAAGGGAGACTACAGCGAGGGAGAGACCAGGGAGggcaaggaggagaggaggaatgatAGTAGTGATAGTGAAGGAGAGGAACAGGATGACAGCAAGGTGAGAGGAGtagagatggagaagaggagtGGAGTCCAAACATCACACACCACTGAACCTCTGTCTGTAGGATTTGCTTTATCATGTTTGTtctgaggtcaaatatactgtactGTGCATGTTCAATGAATCAGAGCTAATGATTCTGTTCCTAATCCCTTTTATTCCACCAGAGGGCAGAAGAGGGAGAGGATGATGGTGCTGTGCCCAGAAAACTGGGGACGTTGCCTTGTCACCAGCGTCTGATGAAAGACGACATGAGTGACGAGGGTGAGTTAAAATGTCACTTCCTCACTCACATAGTTTAGCCCCAGTTAGGCTTCCTTTTCCTAAGCAATGGATATGGTGACTTGTAGGAAAGCAGTGTCAGGCATGTTCCTCCATGGAGTAGAAACGATGATGTTGGCATACTTGATGGCATGATAGTAGTTTGTCGGTGTGTGTTTTCATAACTGTCTGTTTGGTTCCAATGGCTCAGGGGATTAAAACAAATAGCATGGTGGATTTGATTTCCTTCATGTGCAACAGTCAATATCGACAGCTCTGTAAGTTGTTTGGGATATGGCATGTGCTAATGCTAAAATCTATTTATTTTGCTGTCGTTTTAAGAGCTGCCAGAGCAGCCCCCAGTAGACGAGGATGGGCTAGAGGGAGAGTCGTGGGCCAAGCCCCTGGCCCACCTGTGGCAGAATAGACCCCCCAACCTGAAGAAAGAGAAGGAGTACAACCGTTGCATGGGCCTCCAGGCCCCATACTGCTCTGTGTGCTCACTCTTCCAGGCATTCCAGCAggtgaggaaagagagggaggaatggactgtgtgtgtgtgtgtgtgtgtgtgtgtgtgtgtgtgtgtgtgtgtgtgtgtgtgtgtgtgtgtgtgtgtgtgagagagagatcaccagtggctgaggagaggaggagacactcAGCAGGGGATTTGGGAAGTTAGTCTTCTGAAAGTCTGTCAGTCATTAATCTGCAGGGGTTTCTGTGAGAGTGAAGCTCCTGCTATGTGATTCAGTTCCCCCTT
Protein-coding sequences here:
- the LOC115158606 gene encoding lysine-specific demethylase 4A isoform X2 codes for the protein MATDTASQQTAGSRIMTFHPTKEEFKDFSRYIAYMESQGAHRAGMAKVIPPKDWKPRRTYDDIDDLVIPAPIQQVVTGQSGLFTQYNIQKKPMTVREFRKTANTDKFCNPRYVDFEELERKFWKNLTFNPPLYGADINGTLYDPDVTEWNIGHLNTILDTVERESGIKIKGVNTPYLYFGMWKSTFAWHTEDMDLYSINYLHFGEPKSWYVVPPEHGKRLERLAKGFFPGSAQSCEAFLRHKMTLISPSILKKYGIPFEKITQEAGQFIVTFPFGYHAGFNHGFNCAESTNFATQRWIDYGKIATLCSCRKDMVKISMDVFVRKFQPDRYKAWKAGKDNTPIDHSRPTPEAADFLKTGEPGKEGPSRSEAPDQENTTCTTTQEENSPKVGKKRQRGGDVEAAEDGDTEQVDEEEEEEGEMEQKKAKLGQEEKGHSLAHKELKAEDVKNERTKPPLNAKTNRNTNASRKLALQMKAKISLKSTPIKSQPQTNSQSTQPAAPEPSPQSSEKAGPSEDVKPPASSSSPSHPASSSSPVHRLFQRTLSPADVLHVHSYAKGDYSEGETREGKEERRNDSSDSEGEEQDDSKRAEEGEDDGAVPRKLGTLPCHQRLMKDDMSDEELPEQPPVDEDGLEGESWAKPLAHLWQNRPPNLKKEKEYNRCMGLQAPYCSVCSLFQAFQQTECADDGTDPPVVLPGGRLRTKPLIPEMCFTTTTEPEEGAEQKEPGPPAPTTPHLEPDGTSLLISCSHCSVRVHTSCYGVDPESVTKDWKCARCKANSMTESCCLCLLRGGALQKANNNKWVHVLCAVAVLEARFVNITERSPVDLSGIPLQRFKLKCYYCKKRMKKTSGCCVQCSHGRCPTAYHPTCAQAAGILMQPDEWPFVVYVTCCRHKGPIQTERNKAAMHELTVGRRVICKHKNGRYYQCDVVQLSKETFYEVNFDDGSFSDNLFPEDIVGRDCAQIGPPPQGEMVQVRWTDGLVYGAKFVAAHIIQMYQVEFEDGSQLTAKRDDVYTLDEELPKKVKSRLHVC
- the LOC115158606 gene encoding lysine-specific demethylase 4A isoform X1, with the protein product MATDTASQQTAGSRIMTFHPTKEEFKDFSRYIAYMESQGAHRAGMAKVIPPKDWKPRRTYDDIDDLVIPAPIQQVVTGQSGLFTQYNIQKKPMTVREFRKTANTDKFCNPRYVDFEELERKFWKNLTFNPPLYGADINGTLYDPDVTEWNIGHLNTILDTVERESGIKIKGVNTPYLYFGMWKSTFAWHTEDMDLYSINYLHFGEPKSWYVVPPEHGKRLERLAKGFFPGSAQSCEAFLRHKMTLISPSILKKYGIPFEKITQEAGQFIVTFPFGYHAGFNHGFNCAESTNFATQRWIDYGKIATLCSCRKDMVKISMDVFVRKFQPDRYKAWKAGKDNTPIDHSRPTPEAADFLKTGEPGKEGPSRSEAPDQENTTCTTTQEENSPKVGKKRQRGGDVEAAEDGDTEQVDEEEEEEGEMEQKKAKLGQEEKGHSLAHKELKAEDVKNERTKPPLNAKTNRNTNASRKLALQMKAKISLKSTPIKSQPQTNSQSTQPAAPEPSPQSSEKAGPSEDVKPPASSSSPSHPASSSSPVHRLFQRTLSPADVLHVHSYAKGDYSEGETREGKEERRNDSSDSEGEEQDDSKRAEEGEDDGAVPRKLGTLPCHQRLMKDDMSDEELPEQPPVDEDGLEGESWAKPLAHLWQNRPPNLKKEKEYNRCMGLQAPYCSVCSLFQAFQQTECADDGTDPPVVLPGGRLRTKPLIPEMCFTTTTEPEEGAEQKEPGPPAPTTPHLEPDGTSLLISCSHCSVRVHTSCYGVDPESVTKDWKCARCKANSMTESCCLCLLRGGALQKANNNKWVHVLCAVAVLEARFVNITERSPVDLSGIPLQRFKLKCYYCKKRMKKTSGCCVQCSHGRCPTAYHPTCAQAAGILMQPDEWPFVVYVTCCRHKGPIQTERNKAAMHELTVGRRVICKHKNGRYYQCDVVQLSKETFYEVNFDDGSFSDNLFPEDIVGRDCAQIGPPPQGEMVQVRWTDGLVYGAKFVAAHIIQMYQVEFEDGSQLTAKRDDVYTLDEELPKKVKSRLSKASDMRFDGIFEDKEAIQQSKRQRVINSRYRGDYVEPVIYRAIME